TCTTTCCTGTTACTCGCAAAAGCTGCCGTTTACTGACACTTTGGCGAGTGTGTTTTTGGTGTTCACTCGGTACAGATGATGCTTAACTCGATGACTCCCATTGTCACACAGTATCAGCACCAGCCATTCTCGCAGCCACGCGGACACCTAGCAGCCAATCAGCTAGCACGTTTAGATGTACCAGCCAATCAGTGCTGAGTACAACTTTGAGTGATAGCGTTTTTTGCCAATCGCAGCTCAGGATTGCGTTCCTGGCTTCTTCTCACCAATAGAATATGTAGAGCGTGCAGAGGACTGTCAGATTCTCATCTAAATGTGACATCTGTAGCAATACACAATTTGTATTCGATTTACGCTTTATTTAATCTCAcaagagcaatatgttttatactTACACATAACTGATAAAATATCTCAATCTTTACTGATACAGTCAGAAATGTATTAATGTATCTATTActttttggtttagtttttagTAGTGCAGAATTTCACATTGCATCTTACTGagataatattaattaataatttggtTACCATATTTAGGAACATGCCGCTttccctcactagggtcacgtgggtatgctgcagcctatcccagctgactttgggttagAGATGGGGTTCACCCCTgcctggtcgccagtcaatcacagggcacatatagacatataACCATTCACATTTTTCACGTTTACCATTAACATTgacaccaatggacaatttagtctccagTTCACCTTACATGCTTTTGTACTGTGGGAGATAGCCAGAGTATCCCGAGAAAAACCCATGccagcacagggagaacataaaAGTCTACATttcaacagagattcaaacctggatcttctgactgtgaggCTGACATCCTAATCCCTAACTCTACAATGCTGCTTGATTGAAATATCAAGACACCAATTCAAAGATAATTCAAGATATGATGCACTCTATTTCAGATGAATTTAAAGCCAGAAGAGCATGTTTGATTATGACTTTGTGAGAAGCACAACAGATGATTTTTATTAGAACGCATCAAAAGAAAAGTCACATAAAAAAACCACAATGTTGCTAAGGGGTTCTCTTTCTGCCACATTATGTGTTGAAGAGAACAATACTTGTTATTCTGCACCAATACATTTCATGCATCTAAGGAAGACATCAAAACCCTTTTCCAAATGTTATAAAGAGCTTTCCACCGTTACAGACAGAATTATTTACAAAGTAACAGGTTAACATGTCAACTCATCTTAGATGAAGGTGGCAGGATTCAGTGGTAGGGACTTTGGGTATAAAAAATAGCAGCATGAGAGGCTCgtcacattcatttttaaagaTGCAGCAGGATGTAATAGTTGTGACATTTGTCAATGACATTTCGGCAAGGAGATCTCAATTCTGTCACTCAGTGTTTTTGTTAGATCACAATCTGCAGGTCGAAAGCAGTTGTCTTCTTTTCATCCTCCTCACTATTTTGTGCATCTGAAAGGTCCGGCTCTGTCTCACAGGGATTCTCTTCTACATGAACCGCAGAAGTGACATCCATTTCCTTGCTAAAAATATACTCATAGTTTCTTTTAACTTGGAAAAATGCTGAGGTGAGGAGCTGATGTGAAAACAACTGCAGTGCAGGAGGGAGGTCCTCATGTGGAGGTAAGCACTGTTTTGTGAAGGCGTCGTCAGGTCCTTGTGGTTTGGAGTCATTGTCTTCTGGCAAAACTGGACCTGGAAAGCAGAGGTCCTGTAGCGGGATTTCAGTTAATATTTCTGTGTCTGAGGTTGGTGCTTGGGCTTCACTGATGGACAGATTGTTTTTTAACAGGGGAATAAAATCCCAGGAACTCTTAAAGTCTTCAACCTCATCCACAACCTCAATTGGTTCAGGCACATCCTGCGACTCACTGGCAGAAGAATGTTCCTCAGACTCACTTGTGCACTCTTGTCGGTGAGCCACAAACAATGTGTGCCTGTGAAGTTGACAGAAAAGTACACCGCATGTTGAGCACTTCCTCCCATCTCTGACATGAAGAAGTTTATGCCGCTTCAGGCGATGGTTGTCCGTAAAAGTTCGATCACACATGTTGCACGGAAAGGACGGCTCAGCTTGCTGTGGCAAAACAGTAGTGGGGCAATTCTCCTGAACACCACTGGGAGGGgatttttcatctttttcttcttcatgctGACGTTTGTGGTGGACAAGCTGAGGGACATTGGGGAAGTTTTTGTCGCATAGCTCACACAGATAACTACCCGATGGAGCAAGTATGCGCTTCAGGAGCACCAGAGGACTGATTTTTCCAAATTTAAAAGGGCCTGGTGGGGGTTTCCTGAAAGGTGTTGAGGTGGTGTCTTTCCTTTCAGTGTCGGTGTTATTAATCTCTTCAGTCACTGTTTCTTCAGCCTGTAAAATCACAAACACAGAAATAAGTATATTGTATTAGTTACATCCTCAAATT
Above is a genomic segment from Dunckerocampus dactyliophorus isolate RoL2022-P2 chromosome 1, RoL_Ddac_1.1, whole genome shotgun sequence containing:
- the LOC129193377 gene encoding zinc finger protein Xfin-like — encoded protein: MSACCVIGCKNRHSSGNKLKFYRIPTAYRPFQANRRRLWLKVIKQVNGSTEELKENARICGAHFISGEASMDHDSPDFVPSVFTCVKQSPRRRNQSRRIFGRRKRRWRRHAANIESEEMPTKADEPEIQESSSDPVPMEVKGSEPSQEMQTPSSTTCSKAEETVTEEINNTDTERKDTTSTPFRKPPPGPFKFGKISPLVLLKRILAPSGSYLCELCDKNFPNVPQLVHHKRQHEEEKDEKSPPSGVQENCPTTVLPQQAEPSFPCNMCDRTFTDNHRLKRHKLLHVRDGRKCSTCGVLFCQLHRHTLFVAHRQECTSESEEHSSASESQDVPEPIEVVDEVEDFKSSWDFIPLLKNNLSISEAQAPTSDTEILTEIPLQDLCFPGPVLPEDNDSKPQGPDDAFTKQCLPPHEDLPPALQLFSHQLLTSAFFQVKRNYEYIFSKEMDVTSAVHVEENPCETEPDLSDAQNSEEDEKKTTAFDLQIVI